CTAGGCCATATGGTTGACGATAAAATGCACGCACGTTCTATAGGGCCGTACTCACTTATTACGCAACAGCCGCTTGGTGGTAAAGCACAATTTGGTGGTCAGCGTTTTGGAGAGATGGAAGTTTGGGCGCTTGAAGCATACGGTGCATCCAGCACGCTTAGAGAAATATTGACTGTTAAATCTGATGATGTTATTGGAAGGGCAAAAACCTACGAGGCAATCGTAAAAGGCGAAACCATGCCAGAACCAGGATTACCAGAATCTTTCAACGTACTTATGCACGAATTGAAAGGCTTGGGTCTTGACATTAGATTAGAAGAATAACCCGAAGGGTTATTTCGGTCGAGGCGCAATGCATTGCGCCTCGACCACAATAAAACAAATAATCATTTTTTCAACATGATGAACAGAAATAAAGAAAACACAGTACAGAAATTCGATAAGATTTCTATTGGTTTGGCTTCTCCTGAATCTATTTTGGCAGAATCACGTGGCGAAGTATTAAAGCCCGAAACAATAAACTACCGTACGCACAAACCAGAGCGCGACGGTCTTTTCTGTGAGCGTATTTTTGGCCCTGTAAAGGACTACGAATGTGCCTGTGGTAAATATAAAAGAATCCGCTACAAAGGTATTGTTTGCGACCGATGTGGTGTTGAAGTAACGGAAAAGAAAGTACGTCGTGACCGTGTGGGGCATATTAATTTAGTTGTTCCCGTAGCACACATTTGGTACTTCCGTAGCCTTCCAAACAAAATTGGCTACCTTCTTGGATTGCCGTCTAAGAAACTGGATATGATTATTTACTACGAACGCTATGTAGTAATTCAGCCAGGTATTGCTAAATATGAAGGAGGAGAAGACGTTAAAAAAATGGATTTCCTTACCGAAGAAGAATATCTAGCAATTCTAGATTCAATTCCGGCAGAAAACCAATATTTGGAAGAAACCGATCCAAATAAATTTATTGCGAAAATGGGAGCAGAGTGCTTGATCGATCTTTTACAGAGAATTGATTTAGATACACTGTCATACAACCTTCGTCATAAAGCAAATAACGAAACTTCTAAACAACGTAAAACCGAAGCGTTAAAACGTCTTCAAGTTGTAGAAGCACTTCGCGATGCAAATAAAAACCGCGAAAATAAAGCCGAATGGATGATTATGAAAGTAGTTCCGGTTATTCCACCAGAATTACGTCCGTTGGTGCCACTTGATGGCGGTCGTTTCGCAACCTCAGATTTAAATGATCTTTACCGAAGAGTAATTATCCGAAACAACCGTTTAAAACGATTGATGGAGATAAAAGCTCCCGAAGTAATTCTCCGAAACGAGAAACGTATGCTTCAGGAATCGGTAGATTCATTGTTTGATAACACACGTAAATCTTCCGCAGTAAAAACAGATAGTAACAGACCCCTGAAATCTCTTTCAGATTCATTAAAAGGAAAACAGGGTCGTTTCCGTCAAAACTTGCTTGGTAAGCGTGTAGATTATTCAGCACGTTCGGTAATTGTTGTAGGCCCAGAATTAAAATTATTTGAATGTGGTCTTCCAAAAGATATGGCGGCCGAGCTTTACAAACCTTTTGTAATCCGTAAATTGATTGAAAGAGGAATTGTAAAAACCGTAAAATCTGCAAAGAAAATTATAGACAAAAAAGAGCCTGTAGTTTGGGATATTCTTGAAAATGTGTTAAAAGGCCACCCTGTTATGCTTAACCGGGCCCCTACATTGCACAGATTGGGTATTCAAGCTTTCCAGCCTAAATTAATTGAAGGAAAGGCAATCCAGTTGCACCCATTGGTATGTACCGCGTTTAACGCAGATTTTGATGGTGACCAAATGGCGGTTCACCTTCCACTTGGGCCAGAGGCAATTTTGGAATGTCAACTTTTAATGTTGGCTTCTCACAACATTTTAAACCCAGCAAATGGTTCGCCAGTTGCGGTTCCTTCACAGGATATGGTTTTGGGTCTGTATTATATGACCAAATTGAAAAAAACCATGGGCGATGTGGTTGTAAAAGGCGAAGGGCTTACCTTCTATTCAGCCGAGGAAGCAATAATTGCTTATAACGAAGGCAGAGTAGATCTTAATGCCGAGATTAAAATTCGTACCGAAGACTTCAACGAAGAAGGCGTATTAGCTAAACAAATTATTACTACTACTTTAGGAAGAGTAATCTTTAACGAAAAAGTGCCTGTTGAGGCTGGTTTTATAAATGAAGTATTGACCAAAAAATCACTTCGTGATATTATTGGTAAAATATTGAAAGTAACATCGGTACCTGCTACGGCTAATTTCCTTGATGAAATTAAAACCTTGGGGTATAAGTACTCTTTTGAAGGTGGCTTGTCCTTTAGCTTGGGCGATATTATTATCCCAGCCGAAAAGCAAACTATGATAGACAATGCCAATTCGCAAGTAGATGGCATTATCAATAGCTATAACATGGGGCTTATTACCAATAACGAACGTTATAACCAGGTAATTGATATTTGGACAGCAACCAACGCCGAACTTACCGAACTTTCTATGAAACGAATTCGCGAAGATCAGCAAGGTTTCAACTCTGTGTATATGATGCTTGATTCTGGTGCGAGGGGTTCTAAGGAGCAAATTCGCCAGTTAACAGGTATGCGTGGTTTGATGGCTAAGCCTAAAAAATCTAACTCCGGAGGTGGTGAAATTATTGAAAACCCAATTCTTTCCAACTTTAAAGAAGGTCTTTCAATTCTTGAATACTTTATCTCTACCCACGGGGCGCGTAAAGGTCTTGCAGATACCGCTCTTAAAACGGCAGATGCAGGGTACTTAACACGTAGATTAGTAGATGTTTCGCAAGATGTTATCATTAATATTGAAGACTGCTATACGCTTCGTGGCATTGAGGTTTCGGCCTTAAAGAAAAACGAAGAAGTAGTTGAAACTCTTGGAGCCAGAATCGTAGGGCGTACAGCTCTTAACGATGTTGTAAACCCACTTACCAAGGAATTATTGGTGGCTTCTGGCGACCATATTACAGAAGAAATTGCCGATGCAATTGAAGCGTCTCCTTTAGACAGTGTTGAAGTGCGTTCTGCGCTTACTTGTGAAGCTAAAAAAGGTATTTGTTCGC
This region of Aequorivita marisscotiae genomic DNA includes:
- the rpoC gene encoding DNA-directed RNA polymerase subunit beta', which gives rise to MNRNKENTVQKFDKISIGLASPESILAESRGEVLKPETINYRTHKPERDGLFCERIFGPVKDYECACGKYKRIRYKGIVCDRCGVEVTEKKVRRDRVGHINLVVPVAHIWYFRSLPNKIGYLLGLPSKKLDMIIYYERYVVIQPGIAKYEGGEDVKKMDFLTEEEYLAILDSIPAENQYLEETDPNKFIAKMGAECLIDLLQRIDLDTLSYNLRHKANNETSKQRKTEALKRLQVVEALRDANKNRENKAEWMIMKVVPVIPPELRPLVPLDGGRFATSDLNDLYRRVIIRNNRLKRLMEIKAPEVILRNEKRMLQESVDSLFDNTRKSSAVKTDSNRPLKSLSDSLKGKQGRFRQNLLGKRVDYSARSVIVVGPELKLFECGLPKDMAAELYKPFVIRKLIERGIVKTVKSAKKIIDKKEPVVWDILENVLKGHPVMLNRAPTLHRLGIQAFQPKLIEGKAIQLHPLVCTAFNADFDGDQMAVHLPLGPEAILECQLLMLASHNILNPANGSPVAVPSQDMVLGLYYMTKLKKTMGDVVVKGEGLTFYSAEEAIIAYNEGRVDLNAEIKIRTEDFNEEGVLAKQIITTTLGRVIFNEKVPVEAGFINEVLTKKSLRDIIGKILKVTSVPATANFLDEIKTLGYKYSFEGGLSFSLGDIIIPAEKQTMIDNANSQVDGIINSYNMGLITNNERYNQVIDIWTATNAELTELSMKRIREDQQGFNSVYMMLDSGARGSKEQIRQLTGMRGLMAKPKKSNSGGGEIIENPILSNFKEGLSILEYFISTHGARKGLADTALKTADAGYLTRRLVDVSQDVIINIEDCYTLRGIEVSALKKNEEVVETLGARIVGRTALNDVVNPLTKELLVASGDHITEEIADAIEASPLDSVEVRSALTCEAKKGICSQCYGRNLATNKMVQSGEAVGVVAAQSIGEPGTQLTLRTFHVGGIAGNISEENKLIVRFDGKAEIEDLKTVKGEDNQGNTVDIVISRTSEIKLVDKKTGITLSTNNIPYGSTLNVKDGDTLKAGDVVCTWDPYNGVIISEFAGKIKYENIVQGVTYQVEIDEQTGFQEKVISESRDKKRIPTLQILGKKDEVIRSYNLPVGAHIMVDDGDKIKIGKVLVKIPRKSAKAGDITGGLPRVTELFEARNPSNPAVVSEIDGVVSFGKIKRGNREIIVESKLGELKKYLVKLSNQILVQENDYVRAGMPLSDGSITPEDILRIKGPSAVQQYLVNEVQEVYRLQGVKINDKHFEVVVRQMMRKVKIEDPGDTTFLEDQLAHKDDFIEENDKIYGMKVVTNAGESENLKEGQILSPRMLRDENSLLRRNDKELVEARDVITATATPVLQGITRASLQTKSFISAASFQETTKVLNEAAVAGKVDTLEGLKENVIVGHKIPAGTGMRKYDTIIVGSKQELEEMNQAKQEVNYN